Proteins co-encoded in one Chloroflexota bacterium genomic window:
- the dnaK gene encoding molecular chaperone DnaK, producing the protein MAKIIGIDLGTTNSVVAVMEGGNPVVIPTAEGSRLCPSVVAFTKSGERLVGQLAKRQAITNSENTIYSIKRFMGRRYDEVEEERKMVSYKVIKGPAGDARVHIPATGKDYTPQEISAMILAKLKADAEAYLGEPVTKAVITVPAYFNDSQRQATKDAGKIAGLEVLRIINEPTAAALAYGLDKKTNETILVFDLGGGTFDVSILEVGEGVIEVKATNGDTHLGGDNWDERLVNYLADEFQKEHGIDLRQQKDALQRLREAAEKAKIELSTVMETEVNLPYITLTQDGPKHLVTKITRAKFEQLTEDLVERLKGPFYAALKDANLQPQDLNEVVLVGGATRMPMVQQLVRQLTGKEPHKGVNPDEVVAIGAAIQAGVLAGEVKDVLLLDVTPLSLGVETEGGVMTVLIPRNTTIPVKKTEIFSTATDNQTAVDIHVLQGERPMAADNMSLGRFRLEGIPPAPRGVPQIEVTFDIDANGILNVTARDRATGKEQQVTITASTNLSKEEVERMVQEAKAHEAEDQRRRELVEARNAADAMVYQTEKAMRELGDKLPAGERERIQNKVNELKEAMKGEDTEHIKRLTEEVQQMWHALSQQLYQQQQTSGSAPGANGGTATPGGESKPDDGESEVVDGEFREA; encoded by the coding sequence ATGGCCAAGATCATTGGCATTGACCTGGGGACGACAAACAGTGTGGTAGCAGTGATGGAAGGCGGCAATCCGGTCGTCATTCCCACCGCCGAGGGTTCGCGTCTTTGCCCGTCGGTGGTTGCTTTCACCAAAAGCGGAGAGCGACTGGTCGGGCAACTTGCCAAACGGCAAGCCATTACCAACTCCGAGAACACCATCTACTCCATCAAGCGCTTCATGGGGCGGCGCTACGATGAGGTCGAAGAAGAACGCAAGATGGTCTCTTACAAAGTCATCAAGGGACCCGCGGGCGATGCGCGCGTTCACATTCCGGCCACCGGAAAAGACTACACGCCCCAAGAGATTTCGGCGATGATTCTCGCCAAACTCAAGGCTGACGCCGAAGCCTACCTGGGCGAGCCGGTCACCAAGGCTGTGATCACGGTACCCGCCTACTTCAACGACAGCCAGCGCCAGGCCACCAAAGACGCCGGCAAAATCGCCGGTCTGGAAGTGCTGCGCATCATCAACGAACCGACCGCGGCAGCCCTGGCCTACGGGCTGGATAAGAAGACCAACGAAACCATCCTGGTCTTCGACCTGGGCGGTGGTACGTTCGATGTTTCCATCCTGGAAGTGGGCGAGGGCGTCATCGAGGTGAAAGCCACCAATGGCGATACGCACCTGGGTGGCGACAACTGGGACGAGCGCCTGGTGAACTACCTTGCCGACGAATTCCAGAAAGAACACGGCATCGACCTGCGCCAGCAGAAGGATGCCCTCCAGCGCCTGCGTGAGGCTGCCGAAAAGGCCAAGATCGAACTTTCCACCGTGATGGAAACCGAAGTCAACCTGCCTTACATCACCCTCACGCAAGACGGCCCCAAACACCTGGTGACCAAGATCACCCGGGCTAAGTTCGAGCAACTCACCGAAGACCTGGTAGAACGGCTGAAAGGCCCCTTCTACGCGGCGCTGAAAGACGCCAACCTGCAGCCGCAAGACCTGAACGAAGTGGTGCTGGTCGGTGGGGCAACCCGCATGCCGATGGTGCAGCAACTGGTGCGTCAACTGACCGGCAAAGAGCCGCACAAAGGCGTCAACCCCGACGAAGTGGTTGCCATCGGCGCGGCCATTCAGGCCGGCGTGCTCGCGGGTGAAGTGAAAGACGTCCTTCTGCTGGATGTCACCCCGCTGAGCCTGGGCGTGGAAACCGAAGGCGGCGTGATGACCGTACTCATCCCGCGTAACACCACCATCCCGGTGAAGAAGACCGAAATCTTCAGCACCGCGACCGACAACCAAACCGCCGTAGACATCCACGTACTCCAGGGCGAGCGCCCGATGGCAGCCGACAACATGAGCCTGGGCCGCTTCCGGCTGGAAGGCATCCCGCCTGCGCCGCGTGGCGTGCCGCAAATCGAGGTCACCTTTGACATCGACGCCAATGGCATCCTCAACGTCACGGCACGCGACCGTGCCACCGGTAAAGAACAGCAGGTGACCATCACCGCCTCGACCAATCTGAGCAAAGAAGAAGTCGAGCGGATGGTACAAGAAGCCAAAGCCCACGAGGCAGAAGACCAGCGCCGCCGCGAACTGGTGGAAGCCCGCAACGCGGCCGACGCGATGGTCTACCAAACCGAAAAAGCCATGCGCGAACTGGGCGACAAACTGCCCGCCGGTGAGCGCGAGCGCATCCAGAACAAGGTCAACGAACTGAAAGAAGCGATGAAAGGCGAAGATACCGAACACATCAAGCGCCTGACTGAAGAAGTACAACAAATGTGGCACGCGCTCAGCCAGCAGCTCTACCAACAGCAACAAACCAGCGGCAGCGCGCCCGGCGCGAATGGCGGCACCGCCACCCCGGGCGGGGAAAGCAAACCCGATGACGGTGAAAGCGAAGTAGTAGACGGTGAATTCCGCGAAGCCTAA
- a CDS encoding extracellular solute-binding protein: MKAKKLLALIALLAFVLPAVLTACAPKATPTPAAPVKTEAPAATEAPAATEAPAATEAPTKAPESPLGVKPEDLQGVTITFWHVWSRGTGEQLQKLVDEFNATNKWGITVKAENQQGYGQMFDKMNAAINSGDLPNIVVGYNNQMAAWDDAGGVIADMNPYVNDPVYGLTKEEQADFYPTFWNQDVMNGKRLGFPVMRSAQVMFYNVTWAKELGFDNPPKTIDEFKAQTCAAAKANNSDDNPDNDGTGGYILKPGASVIANWIWAFGGDIVDASGKYTLDTPQAVEALTYLKDLYDAGCIWSGVNKYPNPEFATRQALFTTSSIAGLPYQAKAMKENNSTDEWTLIPFPSKTGKPVMDVYGPSFAIVKSTPEQELASWLFIKWFTSPENQAKWVEASGYFPTRKATFKYLGDYIKAHPQWAAVRAMVEAGYGKFEPRDASWNAVRQAMGEAYAQIFQQDFKKDQIPQVLKDLQKQAEEAYAEAHQ; encoded by the coding sequence ATGAAAGCCAAAAAGTTACTTGCTCTGATCGCCCTTCTGGCCTTTGTGTTGCCTGCCGTGCTGACGGCGTGCGCGCCGAAGGCCACGCCGACGCCAGCGGCGCCGGTCAAGACTGAAGCCCCCGCGGCCACGGAAGCGCCTGCGGCGACCGAGGCCCCGGCGGCGACCGAAGCGCCTACCAAGGCCCCCGAGAGCCCCTTGGGCGTCAAGCCGGAGGACCTGCAAGGCGTGACCATCACGTTCTGGCACGTCTGGAGCCGCGGCACCGGTGAACAACTCCAGAAACTGGTGGATGAGTTCAACGCCACCAACAAGTGGGGCATCACCGTGAAGGCCGAAAACCAGCAAGGCTATGGCCAGATGTTCGACAAGATGAACGCGGCCATCAACTCCGGCGACCTGCCCAATATCGTGGTGGGTTACAACAACCAGATGGCGGCGTGGGACGATGCCGGCGGCGTGATCGCCGATATGAACCCTTACGTCAACGACCCGGTTTATGGCCTCACCAAAGAGGAACAGGCAGACTTCTACCCCACGTTCTGGAATCAGGACGTGATGAATGGCAAACGCCTGGGCTTCCCGGTGATGCGCTCGGCGCAGGTGATGTTCTACAATGTCACCTGGGCAAAAGAACTCGGCTTTGACAACCCACCGAAGACCATTGACGAGTTCAAAGCCCAGACTTGCGCTGCGGCCAAAGCCAACAACAGCGATGATAACCCCGACAACGACGGCACCGGCGGCTACATTTTGAAACCGGGGGCTTCGGTAATCGCTAACTGGATTTGGGCCTTTGGTGGCGACATTGTGGATGCCAGCGGTAAGTACACGCTCGACACCCCGCAGGCTGTGGAAGCCCTCACTTACCTGAAAGACCTCTACGATGCTGGCTGCATCTGGAGCGGTGTGAACAAGTACCCGAACCCCGAGTTCGCTACTCGCCAGGCGCTGTTTACCACCAGCAGCATCGCCGGTTTGCCCTACCAGGCCAAAGCGATGAAGGAAAACAACAGCACCGATGAGTGGACGCTCATCCCCTTCCCCTCCAAGACCGGCAAGCCGGTGATGGATGTCTACGGGCCTTCCTTCGCGATTGTGAAATCTACCCCCGAGCAGGAACTGGCTTCCTGGCTGTTCATCAAGTGGTTCACCTCGCCTGAGAACCAGGCTAAGTGGGTGGAAGCCAGCGGCTACTTCCCCACCCGCAAAGCCACCTTCAAGTACCTGGGTGACTACATCAAGGCGCACCCGCAATGGGCTGCCGTGCGCGCGATGGTGGAAGCCGGTTACGGCAAGTTTGAGCCGCGCGATGCTTCCTGGAATGCTGTGCGCCAGGCGATGGGTGAGGCTTACGCCCAGATCTTCCAGCAAGACTTCAAGAAAGACCAGATTCCGCAGGTGTTGAAAGACCTGCAAAAGCAGGCGGAAGAGGCTTACGCCGAAGCCCATCAGTAA
- the cysC gene encoding adenylyl-sulfate kinase: MEHEGFTVWFTGLSGAGKSTIAHRVAEELRRRNMKVEVLDGDVIRTNLSKGLGFSKEDRDTNVLRVGWVAEVLSRNGVAAVCALISPYRETRNKVRERIPNFVEVFVEAPLEEVIRRDVKGLYKKALAGEIQNFTGISDPYEPPENPEVICHTAEETVEESVQKVLQYLESRGWLLPLN; the protein is encoded by the coding sequence ATGGAACATGAAGGCTTTACCGTTTGGTTCACCGGCCTTTCCGGCGCGGGGAAATCCACCATTGCCCACCGGGTCGCCGAAGAACTCCGCCGCCGGAACATGAAAGTGGAAGTGCTGGATGGCGACGTCATCCGCACCAACCTTAGCAAAGGGCTGGGGTTTTCGAAAGAAGATCGGGATACCAACGTGTTACGCGTGGGGTGGGTTGCCGAAGTGCTGAGCCGCAACGGCGTGGCCGCGGTGTGCGCCCTGATTTCCCCCTATCGCGAGACGCGCAACAAAGTGCGCGAGCGCATTCCTAACTTCGTCGAAGTGTTCGTAGAAGCCCCGCTGGAAGAGGTCATCCGCCGCGACGTGAAAGGCCTTTACAAAAAAGCCCTTGCGGGCGAAATTCAAAACTTCACCGGCATCTCCGACCCCTACGAACCGCCGGAAAACCCCGAAGTCATCTGCCACACGGCAGAGGAAACCGTCGAAGAAAGCGTCCAGAAAGTGCTGCAATATCTGGAAAGCCGCGGCTGGCTGCTGCCGCTAAACTGA
- the sat gene encoding sulfate adenylyltransferase: protein MQNAQLIPPHGGALVDRSLRGSLRAAARDKAASLPCIPLSRMNLADLEMIAVGAYSPLTGFMRSEDYRRVVDEMRLSNGLVWPIPVTLAVSEAQASTLHEGQEIALCQGNRPLAIMVIDEIYPYDKHHEAREVYRTADEAHPGVARIYAQGDVLLGGDFWLFDWPTATTTEFPEFRYTPAQLRRMFVERGWRRVVGFQTRNPIHRAHEYIQKTALEVVDGLLLHPLVGETKKDDIPADVRIASYRAVLDAYYPRDRVVLGVFPAAMRYAGPREAIMHALARKNYGCTHFIVGRDHAGVGNYYGTYDAQHIFDDFLPEEIGITPLFFEHAFYCRKCQAVVTAKTCPHGKEDWVYLSGTQVREMLRRGEPLPVEFTRPEVSRVLIEGLKKLATSSP, encoded by the coding sequence ATGCAAAACGCTCAATTGATTCCCCCTCACGGCGGCGCATTAGTCGACCGCTCGCTGCGTGGCAGTTTACGCGCCGCGGCGCGTGACAAAGCCGCCTCCCTGCCCTGCATTCCCCTGTCGCGGATGAACCTCGCCGACCTGGAAATGATCGCCGTCGGCGCCTACAGCCCTCTCACCGGCTTTATGCGCTCTGAAGACTATCGCCGCGTGGTGGACGAAATGCGCTTAAGCAACGGTCTGGTATGGCCGATACCGGTGACCCTGGCCGTGAGTGAAGCCCAAGCCAGCACCTTACACGAAGGACAAGAAATTGCCCTCTGTCAGGGCAACCGGCCGCTTGCCATCATGGTAATCGACGAAATTTATCCCTACGACAAACACCACGAGGCTCGCGAAGTTTATCGCACGGCCGACGAAGCCCATCCTGGCGTAGCCCGTATTTACGCCCAGGGGGATGTGTTGCTGGGCGGCGACTTCTGGCTCTTCGATTGGCCCACGGCCACCACCACGGAATTCCCCGAATTTCGCTACACACCCGCGCAATTGCGGCGCATGTTCGTCGAGCGCGGCTGGCGGCGAGTGGTAGGTTTCCAAACGCGCAACCCCATCCACCGAGCGCATGAATACATCCAAAAGACTGCGCTGGAAGTCGTGGACGGTCTGTTGCTCCACCCCCTGGTTGGGGAAACCAAGAAAGACGATATCCCCGCCGACGTGCGCATCGCCAGTTACCGCGCCGTGCTGGATGCTTACTACCCGCGCGACCGGGTTGTGCTGGGTGTCTTCCCCGCAGCCATGCGCTACGCCGGGCCTCGAGAAGCCATCATGCACGCGTTGGCCCGCAAGAACTACGGTTGCACCCATTTCATCGTGGGGCGCGACCATGCAGGCGTGGGCAACTATTACGGCACTTACGATGCCCAACACATCTTCGACGACTTCCTGCCCGAAGAAATCGGCATCACCCCGCTGTTTTTCGAACACGCTTTCTACTGCCGCAAATGCCAGGCTGTGGTCACCGCCAAAACCTGCCCCCACGGCAAGGAAGACTGGGTTTACCTCTCAGGCACCCAGGTGCGGGAAATGCTACGCCGCGGCGAACCGCTGCCCGTCGAGTTTACCCGGCCTGAAGTCAGTCGCGTCCTCATTGAAGGGCTCAAAAAGCTCGCCACCTCTTCACCCTAA
- a CDS encoding sulfite exporter TauE/SafE family protein encodes MVVNLVAGAVIGFLLGPTGIGGGALLTPFLLLVAHLHPAVAIGTDLVFSFVVKSASTVQHRRQRTVWLLPAFYISLGSVPASLLAATFIVGHVHQPQVERVLPRVIGGTLMVVACVVIARAAQWLQKPAEPAQERWPAWWQNVLLGILMGLLVGATSIGSGTLLVSTMLLLFSLPPAHLVGLNVLVGAVLAFFPAMTYAWHGMVAWQLLGTLLIGALPGAVLGSRLVTRVPTRYVQMLLGVIIFLAGARLLMGVV; translated from the coding sequence ATCGTGGTTAACCTTGTGGCCGGGGCAGTCATTGGTTTTCTCTTGGGGCCTACAGGGATCGGTGGTGGCGCGCTTCTGACACCCTTTTTGTTGCTGGTGGCCCATTTACACCCAGCCGTTGCCATCGGCACCGACTTAGTATTTTCCTTCGTCGTCAAAAGCGCAAGCACGGTGCAGCACCGGCGTCAACGCACAGTATGGCTCCTGCCTGCCTTCTACATTTCGCTGGGCAGTGTCCCCGCCTCGTTGTTAGCAGCCACTTTCATCGTAGGGCATGTCCATCAGCCTCAGGTGGAGCGCGTCCTCCCGAGGGTAATCGGCGGCACCTTAATGGTGGTCGCGTGTGTCGTGATAGCTCGGGCAGCCCAATGGCTGCAGAAACCCGCCGAGCCTGCCCAAGAACGCTGGCCCGCGTGGTGGCAAAACGTGTTATTGGGCATTCTGATGGGGCTGCTGGTAGGCGCCACTTCCATCGGAAGCGGCACGCTTCTTGTGAGCACCATGTTATTGCTCTTTTCCCTCCCGCCCGCACATTTAGTAGGGCTGAACGTGTTGGTGGGGGCCGTGTTAGCCTTCTTCCCGGCCATGACCTACGCCTGGCACGGCATGGTTGCCTGGCAATTGTTAGGCACACTGCTCATTGGTGCCCTGCCCGGTGCGGTGCTCGGAAGCCGCCTGGTAACCCGAGTACCTACCCGCTACGTGCAGATGCTTTTAGGTGTCATCATCTTTCTTGCCGGCGCACGCTTGCTGATGGGTGTGGTATAG
- a CDS encoding glycosyltransferase yields MSFGNNGGSCGHGCSPRGVAGEPAMSPKEKPSETRAKSLRVGIPKHRWSYYSYQYNIIGRVPEVEYLPVEDKFGRAVPWLRRLNWWGHRLTHRQWALHFDLNNQFQERDPNVVDLVHLFNGVSYGKIPWVTTFETLVPRFRSVLTNLGTETPNFSLPQRRRFEKAAQALAAPACRGVVALSPYAQRVQRQVLRWMPSEVAGQIERKMEVLQPPQPLTVERYEDKPLPENLLRFMFVGHDFFRKGGVEMLESFIALREASPQPFELIIVSALRIDDFATHAGLQELHHAQKLLAAHQDWIKHFPQLPHDEVIAWMKRSHVGLLPTYADSYGYSVLEFMAAGCPVVTTNVQALADINAPDRGWSIPVPRDALGVGTYHTAEGREAMSQAIRNGLASVLEKILTTPDEIARKGQAALAYIQTEHSPTGHTNALRRLYGL; encoded by the coding sequence ATGTCCTTCGGCAACAATGGAGGCAGCTGCGGGCACGGCTGCTCTCCCCGTGGCGTCGCAGGAGAGCCCGCCATGAGCCCTAAGGAGAAACCTTCCGAAACGCGGGCAAAATCTCTCCGCGTCGGGATTCCCAAGCATCGGTGGAGCTACTATTCTTACCAATACAACATTATCGGGCGGGTTCCTGAGGTTGAGTACCTTCCCGTGGAAGACAAATTCGGTAGGGCAGTTCCCTGGCTCCGGCGCCTCAATTGGTGGGGACACCGATTAACCCACCGCCAATGGGCGCTACATTTCGATCTCAATAACCAATTCCAGGAACGCGATCCCAACGTCGTTGACCTGGTGCACCTCTTCAATGGTGTCAGTTACGGGAAAATTCCGTGGGTTACTACGTTTGAAACCTTGGTGCCACGGTTCCGCTCCGTCTTGACCAACTTAGGCACCGAGACGCCGAACTTTTCCTTGCCCCAACGCCGCCGTTTTGAGAAAGCCGCCCAAGCCCTGGCCGCCCCTGCCTGCCGAGGGGTGGTAGCACTTTCCCCTTACGCTCAACGCGTGCAGCGCCAGGTCTTACGGTGGATGCCGAGCGAAGTAGCAGGGCAAATTGAGCGCAAAATGGAGGTTCTGCAGCCTCCTCAACCTCTGACGGTCGAGCGTTACGAAGACAAGCCCCTGCCTGAAAACTTATTGCGCTTCATGTTTGTGGGGCACGACTTCTTCCGCAAAGGGGGCGTTGAAATGCTGGAAAGTTTCATCGCTCTTCGCGAAGCAAGCCCTCAACCTTTTGAACTCATCATTGTCAGTGCCTTGCGAATTGACGACTTTGCCACCCACGCCGGGCTTCAAGAATTACACCACGCCCAAAAACTGTTAGCAGCACACCAAGACTGGATCAAGCATTTTCCCCAATTGCCCCATGACGAGGTGATTGCGTGGATGAAACGCTCACACGTGGGGCTGCTACCAACCTACGCCGATTCATACGGCTACTCGGTACTGGAATTTATGGCTGCAGGCTGCCCCGTTGTCACCACGAATGTGCAAGCCCTGGCCGATATTAATGCCCCCGACCGCGGGTGGAGCATTCCAGTGCCTCGCGATGCCCTGGGCGTCGGCACGTACCACACCGCTGAAGGGCGGGAAGCAATGAGCCAGGCAATCCGCAATGGGTTGGCAAGCGTCTTGGAAAAAATTCTAACCACCCCTGACGAAATTGCCCGTAAAGGGCAGGCAGCGCTGGCGTACATCCAAACAGAACATTCTCCCACAGGCCACACTAACGCCCTGCGGCGTTTGTATGGCCTGTGA
- a CDS encoding Gfo/Idh/MocA family oxidoreductase — MGALQPPLLHSAPTGIVVMRFLIAGLGSIGRRHLRNLLALGQQDIVLYRTHRSTLPDDELAGFPTETDLQHALAHYRPDAVIVANPTAQHMEVAVPAAQAGCHLLLEKPIAPSLEGTEALQRAVREHGVRVLVGFQFRFHPTLRQVRKWLQQEAIGRPLFVRAHWGEYLPDWHPWEDYRQSYAARADLGGGVVRTLCHPLDYLRYLLGETEVTWAATGHLSNLKLQGVEDTAEIALRFANGAWGSVHLNYHQRPPSHWLEVLGTEGTIRWAYATGEAQLWQSATQAWEVASLPPGWERNTMFLDEMKHFLDIIRGQSLPEVTLEDGLATLNLILRIDGENNAYPFRKS, encoded by the coding sequence ATGGGCGCTTTACAACCGCCTCTTCTACATTCTGCACCCACTGGAATAGTTGTGATGCGTTTCCTCATCGCTGGTTTAGGCTCCATTGGTCGCCGCCATTTGCGCAACCTGCTCGCTTTAGGCCAACAGGACATCGTGCTCTACCGCACGCACCGCAGCACGCTGCCCGACGATGAATTGGCCGGCTTCCCTACGGAAACCGACCTGCAGCATGCCCTCGCACATTACCGCCCCGATGCGGTCATCGTCGCCAACCCCACGGCTCAGCACATGGAAGTCGCGGTGCCCGCGGCGCAGGCAGGCTGCCATCTGCTGCTGGAAAAACCCATTGCCCCTTCGCTGGAAGGCACCGAGGCACTGCAACGCGCCGTGCGGGAACACGGCGTGCGCGTGCTGGTGGGCTTCCAGTTTCGCTTTCACCCAACGCTCCGACAGGTGCGAAAATGGTTGCAGCAAGAAGCCATTGGGCGCCCCTTATTCGTCCGCGCCCACTGGGGTGAATATCTGCCCGACTGGCACCCGTGGGAAGACTACCGCCAGAGTTATGCCGCCCGCGCCGACCTGGGCGGGGGCGTGGTGCGGACCCTTTGCCACCCCCTGGATTACCTCCGCTATCTTTTGGGCGAAACCGAGGTCACCTGGGCAGCCACAGGCCACCTGAGCAACCTGAAACTTCAAGGCGTGGAAGATACCGCCGAAATCGCCCTGCGCTTCGCAAACGGAGCCTGGGGGAGCGTACATTTGAACTACCACCAGCGCCCCCCTTCCCATTGGCTGGAAGTGTTAGGCACCGAAGGCACCATCCGCTGGGCTTACGCCACAGGGGAGGCACAATTGTGGCAAAGCGCCACACAAGCCTGGGAAGTGGCTTCCCTGCCCCCAGGTTGGGAACGCAATACCATGTTTTTGGATGAAATGAAGCATTTTTTAGATATAATAAGGGGCCAGAGCCTTCCAGAAGTTACCCTGGAAGACGGCCTGGCAACATTGAACCTCATTTTGAGAATAGATGGTGAAAACAATGCTTATCCGTTCAGAAAAAGTTGA
- a CDS encoding glycosyltransferase family 2 protein — protein MRATSPPPSAPSSTTSSSCKPRRNSVARIGINPARGKTSSYRPARVTAIVITYIPSLDGYFRQRLDILKATLTSLQRTSEPFDLLVFDNASCQPVQDYLLEMHRNGSIDYLLLSRRNLGKIGAFQVAFPAAPGEFIAYSDDDILFYDGWLEAQLRLLDTFPKAGMVSGVPVRDASTYASHALETIAAHPPPGLKVRRERRIPDEWEADWARSTGRDPQEHLTATADHLDWVFRMGDTEAIGGASHFQFLAPKALMLEVLPKTWSGQLMGQMRELDTAIDRLGYLRLATVERYVRHIGNVISPDIAEDIRALGIAPAKRFQASSRHWLLRVPGMGRLLWALYNRLFYILHPLE, from the coding sequence ATACGCGCAACGTCACCGCCCCCTTCCGCGCCGAGTTCGACAACATCTTCCTCTTGTAAGCCCCGGAGAAATTCAGTGGCACGCATCGGCATCAACCCTGCTCGCGGCAAAACATCCTCCTACCGCCCTGCCCGCGTTACCGCCATCGTTATTACCTACATTCCTTCGTTAGATGGTTACTTCCGCCAGCGGCTGGATATCCTCAAAGCCACACTCACCAGCCTACAACGCACCAGCGAGCCTTTCGACCTCCTCGTTTTCGATAACGCCAGTTGCCAACCCGTGCAAGATTACCTGCTGGAAATGCACCGCAATGGCAGCATTGACTATTTGTTGCTCTCGCGCCGCAATCTCGGCAAAATTGGGGCTTTCCAAGTGGCTTTTCCCGCGGCTCCTGGCGAATTCATCGCTTACAGCGACGACGACATTCTCTTTTACGACGGCTGGCTGGAAGCCCAACTCCGCTTGCTGGACACTTTCCCCAAAGCAGGGATGGTAAGCGGCGTTCCCGTACGTGACGCCAGCACGTATGCCTCTCACGCTCTGGAAACCATAGCCGCCCACCCTCCGCCCGGGCTTAAAGTGCGCCGAGAACGCCGCATTCCCGACGAATGGGAAGCCGATTGGGCGCGAAGCACCGGACGCGACCCTCAAGAACACCTCACAGCCACAGCCGACCACCTTGACTGGGTTTTCCGCATGGGCGACACAGAGGCCATTGGAGGAGCAAGTCATTTCCAGTTCCTCGCCCCCAAAGCGCTCATGTTAGAGGTGCTGCCTAAAACCTGGAGCGGGCAGTTAATGGGGCAAATGCGCGAACTGGATACCGCTATCGATCGCCTGGGCTACCTGCGCCTCGCTACGGTAGAACGCTATGTCCGCCATATCGGCAACGTCATTTCCCCCGACATCGCTGAAGACATCCGCGCCCTTGGCATAGCGCCTGCGAAACGCTTCCAGGCCTCATCGCGCCACTGGCTGCTTCGTGTGCCGGGCATGGGGCGACTGTTATGGGCGCTTTACAACCGCCTCTTCTACATTCTGCACCCACTGGAATAG
- a CDS encoding nucleotide sugar dehydrogenase: METPKHLLAEKIARRKAKVGVIGLGYVGLPFALETVKAGFATQGIDLNPQRVKAVLEGESYIEDIPAADLRSALSTGLLDATDNYERIGELDVIVIAVPTPLDTRLTPDLTYIRRATEGIAAHLRLGQLISLESTTYPGTTDEVMLPILEQSGLVVERDFFLAHSPERVDPGNPKWHTHNTPKVVGGVGPHSTEVATAFYSQVVETVVPVQSARVAEMTKIFENTFRAVNIGLVNEFLLLADRMGINFWEVLDAAFTKPFGIMPFYPGPGVGGHCVPIDPHYLEWKAREYNFPTRFIRTAGEINRQMPPFVHAKIWRRLNAVGKAPSRSRILILGVAYKPNVGDLRESPALEIIRLLQESGVDVVYHDPFVPHLVANGQTVENVPLTAETLQAVDLAVIITPHKGIDYRFVAQHAPQVLDTRNVTAPFRAEFDNIFLL; this comes from the coding sequence ATGGAAACGCCGAAGCACCTCCTTGCCGAAAAAATCGCTCGCCGAAAAGCCAAAGTTGGCGTGATTGGGTTAGGTTACGTCGGTTTACCTTTTGCCCTGGAAACCGTCAAGGCAGGCTTTGCTACCCAAGGAATTGACCTCAACCCCCAACGAGTCAAAGCCGTGCTGGAAGGCGAAAGTTATATCGAAGACATCCCCGCCGCAGACCTGCGCTCGGCGCTTTCCACAGGTTTGTTGGATGCAACCGACAATTATGAACGCATCGGCGAACTGGACGTTATCGTCATCGCTGTGCCCACCCCCTTAGACACCCGCCTTACGCCCGACCTCACCTACATTCGCCGCGCCACCGAGGGCATAGCCGCCCACTTGCGGCTAGGCCAACTCATTAGCCTGGAATCCACCACCTACCCTGGTACGACCGACGAAGTCATGCTGCCTATTCTGGAACAAAGTGGGCTTGTCGTTGAGCGAGACTTTTTCCTTGCTCACTCGCCGGAACGCGTGGACCCTGGCAACCCAAAGTGGCATACCCACAATACGCCGAAAGTGGTGGGGGGTGTCGGCCCCCACTCCACCGAGGTGGCCACGGCTTTTTACAGCCAGGTCGTCGAAACCGTGGTACCCGTCCAATCGGCGCGGGTGGCCGAAATGACGAAAATTTTTGAAAACACTTTTCGCGCCGTCAACATAGGGTTAGTCAACGAATTTCTCCTCCTGGCCGATCGCATGGGCATCAACTTTTGGGAAGTGTTAGACGCGGCCTTTACAAAGCCTTTCGGCATCATGCCCTTTTACCCCGGCCCCGGGGTTGGAGGACATTGCGTGCCCATTGACCCCCACTACTTGGAATGGAAAGCCCGCGAATACAACTTCCCCACGCGTTTCATCCGCACCGCGGGCGAGATCAACCGCCAAATGCCGCCCTTTGTTCACGCTAAAATCTGGCGGCGCTTGAACGCCGTCGGAAAAGCCCCTTCCCGCTCTCGCATCCTCATCCTCGGCGTGGCATACAAACCCAACGTGGGCGACCTGCGAGAATCCCCTGCCTTAGAGATCATCCGCCTTTTGCAAGAAAGCGGCGTTGACGTCGTTTACCATGATCCCTTTGTGCCCCACCTCGTGGCAAACGGGCAAACGGTGGAAAACGTGCCTTTGACGGCCGAGACTTTACAAGCCGTGGATCTCGCGGTCATCATTACTCCCCACAAGGGCATAGACTACCGCTTCGTAGCACAACACGCCCCACAAGTCCTGGATACGCGCAACGTCACCGCCCCCTTCCGCGCCGAGTTCGACAACATCTTCCTCTTGTAA